The following are encoded together in the Labeo rohita strain BAU-BD-2019 chromosome 17, IGBB_LRoh.1.0, whole genome shotgun sequence genome:
- the nkx2.9 gene encoding NK2 transcription factor related, locus 9, whose amino-acid sequence MAISNKFSFTVRSILDLPENDTEGIAHHSPVDSFSVSPYSSWTENDRGQLSSDDSNLEASPDSTGPEVLSVDTEHEKRKKRRVLFSKAQTYELERRFRQQRYLSAPEREQLAHLLRLTPTQVKIWFQNHRYKMKRARIECAQDLNQPPVLRRVVVPILVRDGKPYQNCTIDAEKASCIVPPTVPSSPFSVQGFQSLQQQSPFALFPTYQHFTNTAASRHHFCVW is encoded by the exons ATGGCTATTTCTAACAAGTTCAGTTTCACCGTGAGAAGTATTTTGGATTTGCCAGAAAATGACACCGAGGGCATCGCGCACCATTCTCCAGTGGACTCCTTCTCCGTCTCACCTTACTCATCCTGGACTGAAAACGACAGAGGACAATTAT CGTCAGATGATAGCAACCTTGAAGCTTCACCAGACTCCACCGGTCCAGAGGTGCTTTCAGTGGATACCGAGCATGAAAAGCGGAAGAAGCGTCGCGTGTTATTCTCCAAGGCTCAGACGTACGAACTGGAGAGGCGCTTTCGTCAGCAGCGGTACCTGTCCGCTCCAGAACGGGAGCAGCTCGCACACCTGCTACGCCTCACGCCCACGCAAGTGAAGATCTGGTTCCAAAACCACCGATACAAAATGAAGAGAGCGCGGATAGAGTGCGCTCAGGACCTCAATCAGCCTCCGGTTCTGCGCAGAGTCGTGGTGCCCATTTTGGTCAGAGATGGCAAACCGTATCAGAACTGCACTATTGATGCAGAAAAAGCAAGCTGCATCGTTCCGCCAACAGTACCATCTTCTCCCTTCAGCGTTCAAGGTTTCCAGTCTTTACAGCAACAGTCGCCCTTTGCGCTTTTCCCCACATACCAGCACTTTACCAACACAGCGGCCTCCCGTCACCACTTCTGTGTTTGGTGA
- the nkx2.1 gene encoding homeobox protein Nkx-2.1 produces MSMSPKHTTPFSVSDILSPLEESYKKVSMEGNNLGAPLASYRQPQVTQAAMQQHHMGHNGTVPAAYHMTAAGVSQLSHTAMGGYCNGNLGNMSDLPAYQDGMRGSTTATSWYGTNPDPRFSTISRFMGSSSGMNMGSMSTLSSLADVGKGMGPLTSTPRRKRRVLFSQAQVYELERRFKQQKYLSAPEREHLASMIHLTPTQVKIWFQNHRYKMKRQAKDKVSQQQMQQDNGSCQQQQQSPRRVAVPVLVKDGKPCQGSSHTPNAGVQNHHHQGGNVMIMSNNSSSMGQHQSQQVGSAGQSPDLGQHAASPPSLQTQVSGLSHLNSSGSEYGAALPCSALLYGRTW; encoded by the exons ATGTCGATGAGCCCTAAGCATACGACTCCTTTTTCTGTATCCGATATCTTAAGTCCTCTTGAAGAGAGCTACAAAAAAGTGAGTATGGAGGGGAACAACTTGGGGGCTCCTCTTGCCTCGTACAGACAACCCCAAGTCACGCAAGCGGCGATGCAGCAGCACCACATGGGCCACAATGGAACAGTACCCGCTGCCTACCACATGACTGCAGCTGGAGTTTCCCAGCTGTCACATACAGCCATGGGGGGCTACTGTAACGGGAATTTGGGCAACATGAGCGACCTACCGGCCTATCAAGACGGCATGAGAGGCAGCACGACGGCCACCAGCTGGTACGGAACGAATCCCGACCCACGCTTCTCGACAA TCTCTCGTTTCATGGGTTCCTCGTCTGGCATGAATATGGGCAGTATGAGCACGCTGAGCTCACTGGCGGATGTTGGCAAAGGCATGGGTCCGCTGACCAGCACGCCTCGCAGAAAGAGACGAGTACTCTTCTCCCAGGCGCAGGTGTACGAGCTTGAGCGACGGTTCAAGCAGCAGAAGTACCTCTCCGCGCCGGAAAGGGAACATCTGGCCAGCATGATTCACTTGACTCCGACTCAAGTTAAAATTTGGTTTCAGAACCACCgatataaaatgaaaaggcaGGCCAAGGACAAAGTGTCCCAGCAGCAAATGCAACAAGACAATGGCTCCTGTCAGCAGCAGCAACAGTCTCCACGGCGGGTGGCCGTGCCAGTGTTGGTGAAAGACGGAAAGCCATGCCAGGGCAGCAGCCATACACCCAACGCTGGTGTACAAAACCACCATCACCAGGGGGGGAACGTCATGATTATGTCCAATAACAGTTCTTCAATGGGCCAGCATCAAAGTCAGCAGGTAGGCAGCGCCGGCCAGTCCCCAGATCTGGGTCAACATGCTGCAAGCCCCCCGTCTCTCCAAACCCAGGTATCCGGCCTGTCACACCTGAACTCTTCCGGGTCCGAGTATGGAGCTGCCTTGCCCTGCTCCGCTCTGCTTTATGGCAGGACATGGTGA